From Humisphaera borealis, the proteins below share one genomic window:
- a CDS encoding CAAX prenyl protease-related protein: MTAPSEPSPPQADRRVSLRSRVSDDLAYILPFFAFILLTSLAGQFPDAYPVFYAIKAVVAAGLLVWLWPLFTKIKWDYWWLGVIAGVIGIFQWVPMQLWLQANFAFFRPPPPDTVFNPYQKIQPDWLCWAWIAVRILSASLVVPLMEELFWRDYLWRRIIAPNDFKLATVGEWDWRAYVGVSLAFAVVHGNWWLTSIVWGFMVGGLLLYTRSLGACIVMHATTNALLAAYVLYYQDWAFW, translated from the coding sequence ATGACCGCGCCATCCGAACCTTCGCCACCCCAGGCCGACCGCCGTGTTTCGCTTCGGTCGCGCGTTTCAGACGATCTGGCGTACATCCTTCCGTTCTTCGCGTTCATCCTGCTGACGTCTCTCGCGGGGCAATTCCCCGACGCATACCCTGTCTTTTATGCGATCAAGGCCGTCGTCGCCGCAGGATTGCTCGTCTGGCTCTGGCCGCTTTTCACGAAGATCAAGTGGGACTACTGGTGGCTTGGCGTCATCGCCGGCGTGATCGGCATCTTTCAATGGGTGCCGATGCAGCTTTGGCTGCAGGCAAACTTCGCGTTCTTCAGGCCGCCGCCGCCCGACACCGTCTTCAACCCGTATCAGAAAATCCAACCCGACTGGCTCTGCTGGGCCTGGATTGCCGTCCGCATACTCAGCGCTTCGCTGGTCGTTCCACTGATGGAAGAGCTCTTCTGGCGCGACTACCTCTGGCGGCGGATCATTGCCCCCAATGATTTCAAACTCGCTACCGTCGGCGAATGGGATTGGCGGGCGTACGTCGGTGTCTCACTGGCGTTTGCCGTCGTGCATGGCAACTGGTGGCTGACTTCCATTGTCTGGGGCTTTATGGTCGGCGGACTGCTGCTCTATACGCGCAGCCTGGGGGCGTGCATCGTCATGCACGCGACGACCAATGCCCTTCTGGCGGCGTACGTGCTGTACTACCAGGACTGGGCGTTCTGGTAG
- a CDS encoding sugar phosphate isomerase/epimerase family protein has product MSIKIGVNAWIWTSPFTTSDPESLALLDKAKKMGFDSFEFGLEDPSHVDPAKLKERAQATGLRLVICGAFGPDRDLTHEDASIRENSLNYITKALEICAKSGCPTLAGPSYSAVGKRRHVTPEQKKVEWDLAVKGLKEAAKRAANLGVRIAVEPLNRFETDLVNTSEQCEKLLNDIGEKNVGFHLDTFHMNIEEKDTYEAIKRAKGRLFHFHTCENDRGAPGSGKNIDWEGTAKALKEIGYDSDAVIESFTPKTKSIAAAAAIWRVLAPTQDSLASDGLAFLKKILG; this is encoded by the coding sequence ATGAGCATCAAAATCGGCGTTAACGCGTGGATCTGGACCTCTCCTTTCACCACCAGCGATCCGGAGTCGCTCGCGTTGCTCGACAAGGCCAAGAAGATGGGCTTCGACAGCTTCGAGTTCGGCCTCGAAGACCCCTCGCACGTCGACCCGGCCAAGCTGAAGGAACGTGCCCAGGCGACCGGTCTGCGGCTGGTCATCTGCGGCGCGTTCGGCCCCGACCGTGACCTGACCCACGAAGACGCCAGCATCCGCGAAAACTCGCTCAACTACATCACCAAGGCGTTGGAGATCTGCGCCAAGAGCGGCTGCCCCACGCTGGCGGGCCCCAGCTACTCGGCCGTCGGCAAGCGTCGGCATGTGACGCCGGAACAGAAGAAGGTCGAATGGGACCTGGCCGTCAAAGGCCTGAAGGAAGCCGCCAAGCGCGCTGCGAACCTGGGTGTGCGGATCGCCGTCGAGCCGCTGAACCGTTTCGAGACCGACCTGGTGAACACGTCAGAGCAGTGCGAGAAACTGCTCAACGACATCGGCGAGAAGAACGTCGGCTTCCACCTCGATACGTTCCACATGAACATCGAGGAAAAGGACACCTACGAGGCCATCAAGCGGGCCAAGGGCCGGCTGTTCCACTTCCACACCTGCGAGAACGACCGCGGCGCGCCCGGCAGCGGCAAGAACATCGACTGGGAAGGCACCGCCAAGGCGCTGAAGGAAATCGGCTACGACAGCGACGCGGTGATCGAGAGCTTTACCCCCAAGACCAAGAGCATCGCCGCCGCCGCCGCCATCTGGCGGGTGCTTGCTCCCACGCAGGATTCGCTGGCGAGCGACGGGCTGGCGTTCCTGAAGAAGATCCTGGGCTGA